A single region of the Pontibacter kalidii genome encodes:
- a CDS encoding Gfo/Idh/MocA family protein encodes MSSNRREFLKLSGLAGISIAGTGLLAGCATGATEEQQQSNLAQIAQQAKRKHTQQFNMSGYSAPKLDKVRIGFVGLGMRGPGAVYRMSNIEGVEIKALCDLIPERAEKVKKELQERTGTAHNPALYSGKEDSWKEMFERDDLDLIYITTPWDLHTPQAVYAMEHGKHAAVEVPAATSIEECWQLVETSERTKKHCMMLENCCYDFFEILTLNMARQGYFGEIVHGEGAYIHQLLDLNFDKDGYQNMWRLRENMTRNGSLYPTHGLGPICQVMNVNRGDVMDYLTSVSTDDFQMYEEAQKRAEGDAFYKEFVQDTYRGNMNTTTIRTKKGRTIMIQHDVTTPRPYSRIHLVSGTKGMARKWPEAKISKGHGWLKPEEVKALEEQYTPEIVKKIGEMAKKIGGHGGMDFMMDWRLIDCLRNGLPLDQDVYDAASWTAVGLLSEWSVANRSNSIDVPDFTAGAWEKNAPVDLSLAGGGTTNVVVKL; translated from the coding sequence ATGAGTAGTAACCGCAGAGAATTCTTGAAGCTTTCCGGTCTGGCTGGGATAAGCATCGCCGGTACAGGCTTGCTCGCAGGCTGTGCCACAGGCGCCACCGAGGAGCAACAGCAGTCCAACCTGGCCCAGATAGCGCAGCAGGCCAAACGCAAGCACACGCAGCAGTTTAACATGAGCGGCTACAGCGCCCCCAAGCTGGACAAGGTGCGCATCGGCTTCGTAGGCCTGGGCATGCGTGGGCCCGGTGCCGTGTACCGCATGAGCAACATCGAGGGCGTAGAGATAAAAGCACTCTGCGACCTGATCCCGGAGCGGGCGGAGAAAGTAAAAAAGGAGCTGCAGGAAAGAACCGGCACTGCCCACAACCCTGCCCTCTACTCCGGCAAGGAAGACTCCTGGAAGGAAATGTTCGAGCGGGACGACCTTGACCTGATCTATATCACCACGCCATGGGACCTGCACACCCCGCAGGCCGTTTACGCCATGGAGCACGGCAAGCACGCTGCTGTGGAGGTACCTGCCGCTACAAGTATAGAAGAATGCTGGCAGCTGGTGGAAACATCGGAGCGCACCAAAAAGCACTGCATGATGCTGGAGAACTGCTGCTACGACTTCTTTGAGATCCTGACGCTGAACATGGCCCGCCAGGGCTACTTCGGCGAGATCGTGCACGGCGAGGGTGCCTACATCCACCAGCTGCTGGACCTGAACTTCGACAAGGATGGTTACCAGAACATGTGGCGCCTGCGCGAGAACATGACCCGCAACGGCAGCCTGTACCCTACCCACGGCCTGGGCCCTATCTGCCAGGTTATGAACGTGAACCGCGGCGACGTGATGGATTACCTCACTTCGGTATCGACGGACGACTTCCAGATGTATGAGGAGGCGCAGAAGCGCGCCGAGGGCGATGCTTTCTACAAGGAGTTTGTGCAGGATACCTATCGTGGCAACATGAACACCACCACCATCCGCACCAAGAAAGGCCGCACCATCATGATTCAGCACGATGTGACTACGCCGCGTCCTTACTCCCGCATCCACCTGGTGAGCGGCACCAAAGGCATGGCGCGCAAATGGCCGGAGGCCAAGATCTCCAAAGGCCATGGCTGGCTGAAGCCGGAGGAAGTGAAGGCCCTGGAAGAGCAGTATACTCCGGAGATCGTGAAGAAGATCGGCGAGATGGCCAAGAAGATCGGCGGCCACGGCGGCATGGACTTTATGATGGACTGGCGCCTGATCGACTGCCTGCGCAACGGCCTGCCTCTGGACCAGGATGTATACGACGCGGCCTCCTGGACCGCTGTGGGCCTGCTGAGCGAGTGGTCGGTGGCCAACCGCTCCAACTCCATAGACGTGCCGGACTTTACGGCCGGTGCCTGGGAGAAAAACGCGCCGGTAGACCTGTCATTGGCAGGCGGTGGTACCACCAACGTGGTTGTGAAACTTTAA
- a CDS encoding LacI family DNA-binding transcriptional regulator produces MNKVVRIKDIAEKANVSTGTVDRVLHNRGRVAEDVRQRVLKIAEELNYKPNILARALVNNKIYHIAALIPDPAHDNYWQAPKAGIEKAEEELQQYGMRVTQFCFDPFNAESFVKEADKVASRSFDGILVAPVFYRQSLSYFSKWKRQGIPFVLFNTHIPNYEPLMYIGQDSYQSGFLAAKLLHYGSKEKGSFVVAHIEEDVANSSHLISKEQGFVDYFVTQELESKYHTIQIDVQSSAQQTITQQLDKLFKANPDIRGVFVTNSKAFVMADYLAQRKLQQVDLVGYDLIEENLAHLNTNRINFLINQNPKGQGYWGILGLADHLIFKKKNNPIKYLPLDIITKENLHYYIEADQ; encoded by the coding sequence TTGAACAAGGTAGTTAGGATTAAGGATATTGCTGAGAAGGCGAACGTATCAACAGGAACTGTAGACCGCGTGCTTCATAACCGCGGCAGGGTGGCCGAAGACGTGCGCCAGCGGGTGCTTAAAATTGCCGAGGAACTTAACTACAAACCCAATATCCTGGCCCGCGCCTTGGTGAATAACAAAATCTACCATATTGCCGCCCTTATCCCTGACCCGGCCCATGACAACTATTGGCAGGCCCCGAAAGCCGGCATTGAGAAAGCCGAGGAGGAGTTGCAGCAGTATGGCATGCGGGTCACCCAGTTCTGTTTCGATCCCTTTAACGCGGAATCCTTTGTGAAGGAAGCCGACAAGGTAGCCTCCAGGTCTTTTGATGGCATATTGGTGGCCCCGGTGTTTTACCGCCAGTCGCTCTCCTACTTCAGCAAGTGGAAGCGTCAGGGCATTCCGTTTGTGCTCTTCAACACGCACATTCCAAACTATGAGCCCCTTATGTACATTGGCCAGGACTCTTACCAGAGTGGTTTTCTGGCTGCCAAGCTGCTGCATTACGGAAGCAAGGAGAAGGGTTCTTTTGTAGTGGCACACATCGAGGAAGACGTAGCCAACTCCTCCCACCTCATTAGTAAGGAGCAGGGTTTTGTGGATTACTTTGTGACACAGGAACTGGAGAGCAAGTACCATACAATACAGATCGACGTACAGAGCAGCGCACAGCAAACCATTACCCAGCAATTAGACAAGCTCTTTAAGGCTAATCCCGACATCAGGGGCGTGTTTGTCACCAACTCCAAAGCCTTCGTAATGGCCGATTACCTGGCGCAGCGAAAGCTCCAGCAGGTGGACCTGGTGGGTTACGACCTGATCGAGGAGAACCTGGCGCATCTGAACACGAACCGGATCAATTTCCTGATCAACCAGAACCCGAAAGGCCAGGGCTACTGGGGCATTCTGGGGCTGGCCGACCACCTGATCTTCAAGAAGAAGAACAACCCGATCAAGTACCTGCCGCTGGATATCATTACGAAAGAGAACTTGCATTACTACATCGAGGCGGATCAGTAG